Proteins encoded in a region of the Metamycoplasma alkalescens genome:
- a CDS encoding ABC transporter ATP-binding protein, whose translation MAKKNKQKQENKNNDLNKLNIIDILKHDKPFEIKDDGLTVKVLDSATLKKFKLANNKPRKKDGLENEKNTNDNIVEVSDVKKTYLSGNVATDVLKGISFEIKKGEIAILYGKSGSGKSTLLNIISALDRPTSGKVIVNNINLPYLSDSKQTLFRRDNISFIFQNYNLLQNLNSYDNVETGAYLQKNKAKHLNIKKLFKDFDLEECMYKYPSQMSGGQQQRVSILRAIAKNSDILVADEPTGALDEKTGQIVLKILQEINRDYGTTIIIVSHDPDVALLADKVIYLELGQIKEVVTQKRKWLTEEIKQNNFEEIATT comes from the coding sequence ATGGCAAAAAAAAATAAACAAAAACAAGAAAATAAAAATAATGATTTAAATAAATTAAACATTATTGATATTCTTAAGCATGATAAACCGTTTGAAATTAAAGATGATGGTTTAACTGTCAAAGTACTTGATTCAGCAACGCTAAAGAAATTTAAACTTGCAAATAACAAGCCAAGAAAAAAAGATGGTTTGGAAAATGAAAAAAACACAAATGATAATATTGTTGAAGTCTCTGATGTCAAAAAAACTTATTTATCAGGAAATGTTGCAACCGATGTTTTAAAAGGGATTTCTTTTGAAATCAAAAAAGGTGAAATTGCAATTTTATATGGAAAATCTGGATCAGGTAAATCAACACTTTTAAATATTATTAGTGCTCTAGATCGTCCAACTTCAGGAAAAGTTATTGTTAATAATATTAATCTTCCTTATTTAAGTGATTCAAAACAAACACTATTTCGAAGAGATAATATTTCCTTTATTTTCCAAAATTATAATTTGTTACAAAACCTAAATAGTTATGACAATGTTGAAACGGGTGCTTATTTACAAAAAAATAAGGCAAAACATTTAAATATTAAAAAATTATTTAAAGATTTTGATTTGGAAGAATGTATGTATAAATACCCTTCACAAATGTCTGGAGGTCAGCAACAACGGGTTTCAATTTTAAGAGCAATCGCCAAAAACTCAGATATTTTAGTTGCCGATGAACCAACAGGGGCATTGGATGAAAAAACTGGGCAAATTGTACTTAAAATTTTGCAAGAAATTAATCGTGATTATGGTACAACAATCATCATTGTTTCCCATGATCCCGATGTTGCACTTTTGGCGGATAAAGTTATTTATTTAGAACTTGGACAAATTAAAGAAGTTGTTACCCAAAAAAGAAAATGGTTAACTGAAGAAATTAAGCAAAATAATTTTGAAGAAATAGCAACAACATAA
- a CDS encoding ABC transporter permease, with protein sequence MKRLFKEVFRSLSKNKVTLVCLTILIFLTTFLFTLLNDVRTSYSRTINAYDKVSKLHDLTVDLDLNPSGIIPHNGYDQIGEDNVTKVNEPIKFEATPNSQSQNNNEKQVTYTLNLPADKQNYLKISDIGKWDVDQKYKNFYISTQDFLKLYYEEINGNITSTKFAINNKANTTEDRINEFSFSGGNNNNKKFKVYTNKNGKFELVKETITLKNSEKYEFKSDVTLGDILTISFAARGAFNDQATKDAVIDASPLFINVKTKEASFKTSDYDQWRDEGILHIIPSTEVLKLLGFEKDLKDNKWYFKKDNNSELKLQDDKKTTESQITASDKLEKNFTLKQNNISVNSPAYVELKSGTNYTIPKNWIRKSEKLVTYNWYRYILNWNEIMNEEDSNWKGSYFRFITNFKNNYKTDYDNKLYFSYWDKTITMKYSILDGSNKFQEIIENEKITKDDLNRTFKRAWEANVRKPNQKIPANKLKNDNLKAWTIKDIEFNKIGQDEISNEDFEAIADVSKLKKHQDFIRNNTVGFAKVSILKNIQDRVGKDNLGIRKTITVETVNEENSKKNVFHFVDMGDKNKKINGFENNVGRLYHETLNPGWLNQSISNENVDSFLLKPDKNSSKIKKLPSVYTRSLISSIFRNFTPDINYFNADIRFENYYDFFRSTQIPNLVNGKILVLTTADDEEKANGSSVIGAIAMPLPDKYIVLKQSHIDGFSDKKVWNKIIVENKDYLSLDEVYQYLIKNNYTIRAEIGENGWAVVSDQFRNSISLPISFGAISNDLTQEIIQKNTIKTLIEQLQSALIDTDFGKLFKRQDIVRLFRAISDSIEANGFHTLLSIGKTNRFIFEKTMLDVIKYLVKPINQTNTQNLQYVNINANSFLHNFFRNIFKYFKMKYVENDRNDQYIVNEINKLAQILSFNKMYIIPQLKISLSDLLGYIENKEKIFDVLSELISSIDFVKFSVLINDWFDKHPYKPFTAVNDTYWTMSRDRMLISFLASVNENQFKNSLKDLINLVDFSKFLKPDLNEKSSYFAKWVAAHKEARTLNEEDKNQVEKFFRALDAKKDGSYSNIREGLSTIISNISLEKFTASLGKLIRHVKYPITANNKIYNDYNTEELNKFDYLAAFMSSINSGIDNNVSFSKINQIQNAIIQILNLSNKTQQVAGDILNIAIPSSDDGKISLLDLGVLPKLAFPKNPSSTNVTPYNISINGFSLVDIKKIISKVENAITSKTLLKLTQSELNFIKNEALIKEIELNNLNLIKDKLNKYYQFIEKIQLKKLKPTNDKYDFKDSKSEHDVDSYGDLTYWSAMIDSSSSIKDLEIVKKIHSLLAEYVIEPVFMGNKEYDVMKNHFKSYSLWIKLAYFLNRIERDEDKITIDEPTGNKIIEKQHKKVLSFDQITGILNELYLFGKKEKVVKAMTNYENVVNPIPSKVIFGSDSQYNATVFKIPYAHAHTNLANKELEKLLDNSTEITEFKNNLRKNHNIKDEKLINKIVALLKNNSYEITYNLGYIATASQSATNYDGALNKFINSFLNTKKRTTSLNPLINDDYEFDLAFKMAIDNTKLGNYLSTINVPNNLLNPMILLSFPQIPLYYGLSPNPNEGNLAYIVKKMMDNLRFSNIEDIKKQIQALTHEFDSSIHFVESKNDSAVDLDISSFNHLFNNVLRNENGGELEIFGINITTSIKKALFKIVQPIQVSNLISYTDSGSYLAKVNYGYANKNGKEVYTGDISQYLNNPYGMQVFIASLDDKYKIKINTQEYLIIGIDSSTDYLYPVVNEENIQVDPSTQAIVYVNSKGFDRIFSAYPTFAIKEYALVKAPVDDKGKFIAGSSPEDLKKEFSEMMTNINPNSFNKVYLKDEMDSINPERKIRVVTIRSIINSIRNASIYLISILIILVAFIIYFIMKRYIEARNKVVGILRAQGYKTSKIALAFCAFGWIPVVVGGFFGYILGFSLQKPAMNVLASYWTLENNIIPINVFSLLGTILVPFLFVSILIFIITSISVSKKPIELMSGIVEVNVGNLAQRVSAMFRKLPVKIRFIASMALNNFWKMFSLLLAFSTTSLISMFFLSSNNIFNKAIKKTYEDRLYKFKLDLESPTTEGGPYVTYNKDDINSLLYVPNDLAGNASSNGSQLDYSNPNFLRPGNSFNTDVIQKKFEPVVLTKSSLDILLDLSVELSPWDITYANMPETQRARVSQIFKRVSKEMQNTQYLIDISKIKTNENYLDVSNSKIDNIIAVTDLNKFKEDLAQNKEEDMSNRTSYFIFTSSEIFDSGNSGGRINEQFKFVEWNPTEQFYQKPKAVSTSRYRQEYRNFLVNAYRKIQNLDFFVSFAGIYWNDTTNEKYTYAKAKLNNKELKIYGYYDDSRFISIRNHKHENLQKKLVDFAYDESKNIPIIINAVAAKKYGLGIGSVIEMDLLNHVDRFSHKALNQKAPETHYKFEVIDISDTYINEEFITQKHILDKILGYDTLSKRLKDSRQLELENAIFQNPNEKEKIQKIFDRKYDAFNGILSNDLTPVQTIDTLTTYSSTGFWGAAASFEVEASNDQAVWEFFKRVFISDERINYVSVYEHNINAYNEAHPEAKLDYKDVLFKLLEIDETQFAKIVKEPNSNEEFKNIARNVLSKFYGSHPGTIYGKNIMYGASFDVNSKDIEAGFISGISKTVNIILIAFIVVSLLISIIILIVITNIMIASNKKAIATFSVLGYTNREKVMLFFANFIPTILFACFLMIPVTLVLISVFNAFMMATSQIVLPLVLNYSTIIISITICLTVFALTSMLTWRSLNKVKAVDALKGK encoded by the coding sequence ATGAAAAGGTTATTTAAAGAAGTTTTCAGATCTTTATCGAAGAATAAGGTCACATTAGTATGTTTAACCATATTAATCTTTTTAACGACATTTTTATTTACCCTTTTAAATGATGTTAGAACTTCTTACTCAAGAACAATAAATGCATATGATAAAGTATCTAAGTTACATGATTTAACAGTTGACTTAGATCTTAATCCTTCTGGAATAATTCCGCATAATGGCTATGACCAAATTGGTGAAGACAATGTTACAAAGGTTAATGAACCAATTAAATTTGAAGCAACACCAAATAGCCAATCCCAAAATAATAATGAAAAACAAGTTACCTATACACTTAATCTACCTGCTGATAAACAAAATTATCTTAAAATAAGTGATATTGGAAAATGAGATGTTGATCAAAAATATAAAAATTTTTATATCTCAACACAGGATTTTTTAAAACTATATTATGAAGAAATTAATGGCAATATAACAAGTACAAAATTTGCGATTAATAATAAAGCAAATACAACTGAAGACAGAATCAATGAATTTAGTTTTTCAGGTGGAAATAATAACAATAAAAAATTTAAAGTTTATACAAATAAAAACGGAAAATTTGAATTAGTTAAAGAGACTATTACATTAAAAAACTCTGAAAAATATGAATTTAAATCAGATGTTACTTTAGGAGATATTTTAACAATATCTTTTGCTGCTAGAGGTGCATTTAATGATCAAGCAACTAAAGATGCAGTAATTGATGCATCCCCATTATTCATTAATGTCAAAACTAAAGAAGCTTCATTTAAAACTAGTGATTATGACCAATGAAGAGATGAAGGCATTTTGCATATTATTCCTTCAACAGAAGTCTTAAAATTACTAGGATTTGAAAAAGATTTAAAAGACAATAAGTGATATTTTAAAAAGGATAATAATTCTGAATTAAAACTACAAGATGATAAGAAAACTACTGAATCACAAATTACTGCTAGTGATAAGTTAGAAAAAAACTTTACTTTAAAACAAAATAATATTTCAGTAAACTCTCCTGCATATGTTGAATTAAAGTCAGGAACTAATTATACAATTCCAAAAAATTGAATAAGAAAGTCAGAAAAACTAGTTACTTATAATTGATATCGTTATATTCTAAATTGAAATGAAATAATGAATGAAGAAGATTCAAATTGAAAAGGTTCATATTTTAGATTTATAACTAATTTTAAGAATAACTACAAAACTGATTATGATAATAAGTTATATTTCTCATATTGAGATAAAACGATTACAATGAAATACTCAATTCTTGATGGTTCAAATAAATTTCAAGAAATTATAGAAAATGAAAAAATTACAAAAGATGATTTAAATCGAACTTTCAAGAGAGCATGAGAAGCAAATGTAAGAAAACCAAATCAAAAAATTCCTGCAAATAAATTAAAAAATGATAATCTTAAAGCTTGAACTATCAAAGATATTGAATTTAATAAAATTGGTCAAGATGAAATTTCAAATGAAGATTTTGAAGCAATTGCTGATGTTTCAAAACTTAAAAAACATCAAGACTTCATTCGTAACAACACTGTTGGTTTTGCAAAAGTCTCAATTCTTAAAAATATCCAAGATCGTGTTGGTAAGGATAATCTAGGAATTAGAAAAACAATTACTGTTGAAACTGTTAATGAAGAAAATAGTAAAAAGAATGTTTTCCACTTTGTTGATATGGGAGACAAAAATAAAAAAATTAATGGTTTTGAAAATAATGTCGGAAGATTGTATCATGAAACATTAAACCCCGGATGATTAAACCAAAGTATTTCAAATGAAAATGTTGATAGTTTCTTATTAAAACCAGATAAAAATAGTTCAAAAATTAAAAAACTTCCTTCAGTTTATACAAGATCATTAATATCATCAATTTTTAGAAATTTCACCCCTGATATTAATTACTTTAATGCTGATATTCGATTTGAAAATTATTATGACTTTTTTAGAAGTACACAAATTCCCAATCTAGTTAATGGCAAGATTTTAGTTTTAACAACGGCTGATGATGAAGAAAAAGCAAATGGATCAAGTGTGATTGGTGCAATTGCAATGCCATTGCCTGATAAATATATTGTTTTAAAACAAAGTCATATTGATGGATTTTCAGATAAAAAAGTTTGAAATAAGATTATTGTTGAAAATAAAGATTATTTAAGTTTAGATGAAGTTTATCAATATTTAATCAAAAATAATTACACAATTCGGGCTGAAATTGGGGAAAATGGATGAGCTGTAGTAAGTGACCAATTTCGAAACTCAATTAGTTTACCAATTTCATTTGGTGCAATTTCAAATGATTTAACACAAGAAATTATCCAAAAAAATACGATTAAGACATTAATTGAACAACTTCAATCAGCATTGATTGATACAGACTTTGGAAAATTGTTTAAGCGTCAAGACATTGTTCGTTTATTTAGAGCAATTTCAGATTCAATTGAAGCAAATGGTTTCCATACTTTATTATCAATTGGGAAAACAAACCGCTTTATTTTTGAAAAAACAATGTTGGATGTTATTAAATATTTAGTAAAACCAATTAATCAAACTAATACACAAAATTTACAATATGTTAATATCAATGCCAATTCATTTTTACATAATTTCTTTAGAAACATTTTTAAATACTTCAAAATGAAATATGTTGAAAATGATCGAAATGATCAATATATTGTCAATGAAATTAATAAATTAGCCCAAATTCTTAGTTTCAATAAAATGTATATCATTCCACAATTAAAAATTTCATTAAGTGATCTATTAGGTTATATTGAGAATAAAGAAAAAATCTTTGATGTTTTATCAGAATTAATTAGTTCAATTGATTTTGTGAAATTTTCAGTCCTAATCAATGATTGATTTGATAAACATCCTTATAAACCATTTACCGCAGTTAATGATACATATTGAACAATGTCACGTGATCGAATGCTGATTTCATTCCTGGCATCAGTTAATGAAAATCAATTTAAAAATAGTTTAAAAGATTTAATTAACTTAGTTGATTTTTCAAAATTCTTAAAACCTGATTTAAATGAAAAATCAAGTTATTTTGCAAAATGAGTTGCTGCACACAAAGAAGCAAGAACACTCAACGAAGAAGATAAAAACCAAGTAGAAAAATTCTTTAGGGCATTAGATGCAAAAAAAGACGGATCATACTCAAATATTAGAGAAGGTTTATCAACAATTATTTCAAATATTAGTTTAGAAAAATTCACTGCTTCATTAGGCAAATTAATTCGTCATGTCAAATACCCAATTACTGCAAATAATAAAATTTATAATGACTACAACACTGAAGAATTAAATAAATTTGATTATTTAGCAGCCTTTATGTCTTCAATAAATTCAGGAATTGATAATAATGTTTCATTTAGTAAAATTAATCAAATCCAAAATGCAATTATTCAAATTCTTAATTTATCAAACAAAACACAACAAGTAGCTGGCGATATTTTGAATATTGCAATCCCTAGTTCTGATGATGGAAAAATATCATTACTTGATTTAGGTGTTTTACCAAAATTAGCATTTCCAAAAAATCCATCTTCAACAAATGTAACGCCATATAATATTTCAATTAATGGGTTTAGTTTAGTTGATATTAAAAAAATTATTTCAAAAGTTGAAAATGCAATTACTTCAAAAACACTATTGAAATTAACGCAATCAGAATTAAACTTTATTAAAAATGAAGCCTTAATTAAAGAAATTGAATTAAATAATTTGAATTTAATTAAGGACAAATTAAATAAGTATTACCAATTTATTGAAAAAATTCAATTAAAAAAATTAAAACCAACAAATGATAAATACGATTTCAAAGATTCAAAATCTGAACATGATGTTGATTCTTATGGTGATTTAACATATTGGTCAGCAATGATTGATAGCAGTAGCAGTATCAAAGATCTTGAAATTGTTAAAAAGATTCATAGTTTGCTTGCTGAGTATGTAATTGAACCTGTTTTCATGGGTAATAAAGAATATGATGTGATGAAAAATCATTTTAAGAGCTACAGCTTATGAATTAAATTAGCTTATTTCTTGAATCGAATTGAAAGAGATGAAGATAAAATTACCATTGATGAACCAACAGGAAATAAAATTATTGAAAAACAACATAAAAAAGTTCTTTCATTTGATCAAATCACAGGGATTCTAAATGAATTATATTTATTTGGGAAGAAAGAAAAAGTTGTTAAAGCAATGACTAATTATGAGAATGTTGTAAATCCAATTCCAAGTAAAGTAATTTTTGGATCTGATAGTCAATATAATGCAACGGTGTTTAAAATTCCTTATGCTCATGCACATACGAATTTAGCAAATAAGGAATTAGAAAAATTACTTGATAATTCAACAGAAATTACAGAATTTAAAAATAACTTAAGAAAAAATCATAATATTAAAGATGAAAAACTTATTAATAAAATTGTTGCCTTATTAAAAAATAATTCTTATGAAATTACATATAACTTAGGTTATATTGCAACTGCTTCTCAATCAGCTACAAATTATGATGGTGCGCTAAATAAATTCATTAATTCATTTTTAAATACCAAAAAAAGAACAACTTCATTAAACCCTTTAATTAATGATGATTATGAATTTGATTTAGCATTCAAAATGGCAATTGATAATACAAAATTAGGTAATTATTTGTCAACAATAAATGTGCCAAATAATTTATTAAATCCAATGATTTTATTATCATTCCCACAAATTCCTTTGTATTATGGTTTAAGTCCAAATCCAAATGAAGGAAATTTAGCATACATTGTTAAAAAGATGATGGATAATTTAAGATTTTCAAATATTGAAGATATTAAAAAACAAATCCAAGCGCTAACTCATGAATTTGATAGTTCAATTCATTTTGTTGAATCAAAAAATGATAGTGCTGTAGATTTGGATATTTCAAGTTTTAACCATCTATTCAACAATGTTTTAAGAAATGAAAATGGTGGTGAATTAGAAATATTTGGGATTAATATCACAACTTCAATTAAAAAAGCCTTATTCAAAATTGTGCAACCAATTCAAGTTTCAAACCTAATTTCATACACTGATTCAGGTTCGTATTTAGCAAAAGTAAACTATGGTTATGCAAATAAAAATGGTAAGGAAGTATATACTGGAGATATTAGTCAATATTTAAATAACCCATATGGAATGCAAGTTTTCATTGCTTCATTGGATGATAAATATAAAATTAAAATCAATACCCAAGAATATTTAATTATTGGCATTGATTCATCAACAGATTATTTATATCCTGTTGTTAATGAAGAAAATATTCAAGTTGATCCAAGTACACAAGCAATTGTTTATGTTAATTCAAAAGGATTTGACCGGATTTTTTCAGCTTATCCAACTTTTGCAATCAAAGAGTATGCTTTAGTTAAAGCACCAGTTGATGACAAAGGGAAATTTATTGCAGGAAGTTCACCAGAAGATCTAAAAAAAGAATTTAGTGAAATGATGACAAATATTAATCCAAATTCATTTAATAAAGTTTATTTAAAAGATGAAATGGATAGTATTAATCCTGAAAGAAAAATTCGTGTTGTCACAATCAGATCAATTATTAATTCAATTCGAAATGCAAGTATTTATTTAATTAGTATTCTAATTATTTTGGTTGCCTTCATTATTTATTTCATTATGAAAAGATATATTGAAGCAAGAAATAAAGTTGTCGGGATTCTAAGAGCACAAGGATATAAAACTTCAAAAATTGCTTTAGCATTCTGTGCTTTTGGATGAATTCCTGTTGTTGTGGGAGGTTTCTTTGGTTATATTTTAGGATTCTCATTACAAAAACCAGCAATGAATGTTTTAGCTTCATATTGAACACTCGAGAATAACATTATTCCAATTAATGTCTTCTCATTGCTTGGCACAATTTTAGTTCCGTTTTTATTTGTAAGTATTTTGATTTTTATCATTACAAGTATTTCTGTAAGTAAAAAACCAATTGAGTTAATGAGTGGAATTGTTGAAGTTAATGTTGGGAATTTAGCACAACGTGTTTCAGCAATGTTTAGAAAACTTCCAGTTAAAATTAGATTTATTGCCTCAATGGCACTAAATAATTTCTGGAAAATGTTTTCATTACTCCTTGCATTTTCAACAACGTCATTAATTTCGATGTTCTTTTTATCTTCAAATAATATTTTTAATAAAGCAATTAAAAAAACTTATGAAGATCGACTATATAAATTTAAATTAGATTTAGAAAGCCCAACAACTGAAGGTGGACCTTATGTGACATATAATAAGGATGATATCAATTCATTATTATATGTTCCGAATGATTTAGCTGGAAATGCTTCATCAAATGGAAGTCAACTTGATTATTCAAACCCAAATTTCTTAAGACCAGGTAACTCATTTAATACAGACGTTATTCAGAAAAAATTTGAGCCAGTTGTTCTAACGAAATCATCATTGGATATTCTTCTTGATTTATCTGTTGAACTAAGTCCGTGGGATATTACTTATGCGAATATGCCCGAAACCCAAAGAGCAAGAGTCTCGCAAATTTTCAAACGTGTTTCAAAAGAAATGCAAAATACACAGTATTTAATTGATATTTCAAAAATTAAAACAAATGAAAATTACTTGGATGTTTCAAATAGTAAAATTGACAACATTATTGCCGTTACTGATTTAAATAAATTTAAAGAAGATTTAGCACAAAATAAAGAAGAAGATATGTCAAATCGAACAAGTTATTTCATCTTTACTTCTTCAGAAATTTTTGATTCCGGAAATAGTGGCGGTCGGATTAATGAACAATTCAAATTTGTTGAATGAAATCCAACTGAGCAGTTTTATCAAAAACCAAAAGCTGTTTCAACGTCAAGATATAGACAAGAATATCGTAATTTCTTAGTCAATGCATATCGTAAAATTCAAAATCTTGATTTCTTTGTTTCATTTGCAGGAATTTATTGAAATGACACAACAAATGAAAAATATACCTATGCAAAAGCAAAATTAAATAATAAAGAACTAAAAATTTATGGTTATTATGATGATAGTCGTTTCATTTCAATTCGAAACCATAAACATGAAAATCTACAAAAAAAATTAGTTGATTTTGCTTATGATGAATCAAAAAATATTCCAATCATTATCAATGCTGTTGCAGCTAAAAAATATGGTTTAGGAATTGGTTCAGTTATTGAAATGGATTTATTGAACCACGTTGATCGTTTCAGTCATAAAGCGCTAAATCAAAAAGCACCAGAAACACATTATAAATTTGAAGTTATTGATATTTCAGATACTTATATCAATGAAGAATTCATTACACAAAAACATATTTTGGACAAAATTCTTGGTTATGATACATTAAGTAAGCGTCTAAAAGATTCACGTCAATTGGAATTAGAAAATGCAATTTTCCAAAATCCAAATGAAAAAGAAAAAATTCAAAAAATCTTTGATCGAAAATATGATGCATTCAACGGAATTCTTTCAAATGATTTAACACCAGTTCAAACAATTGATACATTAACAACCTATTCATCGACTGGATTCTGAGGAGCAGCTGCTTCATTCGAAGTTGAAGCATCAAATGACCAAGCGGTTTGAGAATTTTTCAAACGTGTATTTATTTCAGATGAAAGAATTAATTATGTTTCAGTTTATGAACATAATATCAATGCATATAATGAAGCGCATCCGGAAGCAAAATTAGATTACAAAGATGTTTTATTCAAACTATTAGAAATTGATGAGACACAATTTGCAAAAATCGTGAAAGAACCAAATTCGAATGAAGAATTTAAAAACATAGCAAGAAATGTTTTATCAAAATTTTATGGTAGTCACCCGGGTACAATTTATGGTAAGAACATTATGTATGGGGCTTCATTTGATGTTAATAGTAAAGATATTGAAGCCGGATTTATTTCAGGAATTTCTAAAACAGTTAACATTATTCTAATTGCTTTCATTGTTGTCTCGCTGCTAATTTCAATCATTATTTTGATTGTTATTACCAACATCATGATTGCTTCAAACAAAAAAGCAATTGCAACATTCTCTGTTTTAGGATATACAAACCGTGAAAAAGTTATGTTATTCTTTGCAAACTTCATCCCAACAATTTTATTTGCTTGTTTCTTAATGATTCCAGTTACATTAGTCTTGATTTCAGTCTTTAATGCGTTTATGATGGCAACATCACAAATTGTTTTACCTTTAGTTCTAAATTATTCAACAATTATTATTTCAATCACAATTTGCTTGACTGTTTTTGCATTAACTTCAATGTTAACTTGAAGAAGTTTAAATAAAGTTAAAGCGGTTGATGCTCTGAAAGGAAAATAA